Proteins found in one Vallitalea guaymasensis genomic segment:
- a CDS encoding ABC transporter substrate-binding protein, with amino-acid sequence MKLKVSVLLVIILIMGLFTGCKGSDKVKIAVVGPLTGDFAEYGTGFKNAVQLQVDEWNKKGGVLGKEVELVVYDDKNNGEEAATIAEKIVSDKSIKAVVGHFASGVCMAASPKYQEAGIVEISPSASHPDYTKEGEFIFRNNTVINVEAKQAVDLAVETIGKKKVGILAVKTDWGIKTAEITKSLVEEAGGEVVDYQEVVDGTIDYSPNISKLNDAGAEVIIVAAMYNALAPFASQYKAINPDIEFVGFSNAYSQQLIDLAKESAENIHFPTIFFHGSTDETVSNFVNSYKDKYGSMPSSLTAQAYDSAGMILTSIESAGKADRKAIKEELAKINYPGVTGETKFDSIGDAMKVFTKVKVEDGKFVEVK; translated from the coding sequence ATGAAATTAAAAGTATCTGTTTTATTAGTTATAATTCTTATTATGGGTTTATTTACAGGTTGTAAAGGTTCAGACAAGGTTAAGATTGCAGTTGTTGGTCCATTAACTGGTGACTTTGCAGAATATGGTACAGGATTTAAGAACGCAGTACAACTTCAAGTTGATGAATGGAACAAAAAAGGTGGAGTTCTTGGAAAAGAAGTTGAATTAGTTGTATACGATGACAAAAACAATGGTGAAGAAGCTGCTACAATTGCAGAAAAAATAGTTTCTGACAAATCTATAAAAGCAGTTGTTGGTCATTTTGCGAGTGGTGTATGTATGGCTGCATCTCCTAAATATCAAGAAGCAGGTATTGTAGAGATATCGCCATCAGCGTCACATCCTGATTATACAAAAGAAGGAGAATTCATCTTTAGAAATAATACTGTCATCAACGTTGAGGCAAAACAAGCAGTTGATTTAGCAGTTGAAACTATAGGTAAAAAGAAAGTGGGAATCTTGGCAGTTAAGACAGACTGGGGTATAAAAACTGCAGAAATCACAAAATCTCTTGTAGAAGAAGCAGGAGGAGAAGTAGTTGACTATCAAGAAGTTGTTGATGGAACAATTGATTATAGTCCTAACATCTCTAAATTAAATGATGCTGGTGCAGAAGTAATAATCGTAGCTGCAATGTATAATGCTCTTGCTCCATTCGCATCTCAATACAAAGCTATTAATCCTGATATTGAATTCGTAGGCTTCTCTAATGCTTATAGTCAGCAATTGATTGACCTTGCAAAAGAAAGTGCTGAAAATATTCACTTCCCAACTATTTTCTTCCACGGAAGTACTGACGAGACTGTTTCCAATTTTGTTAATTCTTACAAAGACAAATATGGTTCAATGCCAAGTAGTTTAACAGCTCAAGCATATGACAGTGCAGGAATGATCTTAACATCAATCGAAAGTGCTGGAAAAGCAGACAGAAAAGCTATAAAAGAAGAATTAGCTAAGATTAATTACCCAGGTGTTACTGGAGAAACAAAATTTGATTCTATCGGTGATGCAATGAAAGTATTTACTAAAGTTAAAGTTGAAGATGGTAAATTTGTAGAAGTTAAATAA
- a CDS encoding L-cysteine desulfidase family protein: MNLDKVIYEGYIDILKQELVPALGCTEPIAIAYAAAKSREVLGNFPDKVIIKCSGNIIKNAKSVIVPNTGNLKGIKASVYAGLIVGDSSKEMQLLNNLTDSDIEKIKDLMNTDMCEIEMIKNDANLHIIVEAKFKDEYSLVEIVHTHVNITKIEKNGEVLFEKSFTKENFNESLSDRNILNVKDIYEFANSVNLEDVKEFLDNQVEYNLAIANEGLKSNYGINLGNMLMECFGDNIITKVRAYAAAGSEARMSGCSLPVVTNSGSGNQGMATSLPVIIYAQEKGYDKEKMYRALVLANLITIHQKTNLGRLSAYCGAVNAACGSGAGLTYLEDGSLEQIEKTITNTLANVSGIVCDGAKASCAAKIASSLDAAIMAHFLAMKGNAYEAETGIVKETVENTISAMGRLGREGMKETDVEILKIMLNK; the protein is encoded by the coding sequence GTGAATTTAGATAAAGTAATATATGAAGGCTATATCGATATCCTAAAACAGGAACTTGTTCCAGCGTTAGGATGTACAGAGCCAATTGCTATAGCTTATGCAGCAGCTAAATCACGAGAAGTACTTGGGAATTTCCCAGATAAAGTTATTATAAAATGTAGTGGTAATATAATAAAAAACGCAAAATCTGTTATAGTTCCTAATACTGGTAACTTGAAAGGTATCAAAGCAAGTGTCTATGCAGGACTTATAGTAGGAGATTCCAGTAAAGAAATGCAGTTATTAAATAATCTAACAGATTCGGACATAGAAAAGATAAAAGATTTAATGAATACAGATATGTGCGAAATCGAAATGATTAAGAACGATGCTAACCTACACATTATTGTAGAAGCCAAGTTCAAAGATGAATACTCATTGGTGGAGATTGTACATACACACGTGAATATCACTAAGATCGAGAAAAATGGAGAAGTATTATTTGAAAAGTCATTTACCAAGGAGAATTTCAACGAATCATTATCAGATAGAAATATTTTGAATGTAAAAGATATCTATGAATTCGCTAATTCAGTGAATCTAGAAGATGTAAAAGAATTTTTGGATAATCAAGTTGAGTATAATCTAGCAATAGCTAATGAAGGACTAAAAAGTAATTATGGTATCAATCTAGGAAATATGCTTATGGAATGTTTTGGAGACAACATAATTACTAAAGTCAGAGCATATGCAGCTGCTGGATCAGAAGCTAGAATGAGTGGATGCAGTTTACCAGTTGTAACCAATTCTGGTAGTGGAAATCAAGGAATGGCAACATCTTTACCTGTTATCATCTATGCACAGGAAAAAGGATATGACAAAGAAAAAATGTACAGGGCGTTAGTATTAGCCAATCTAATTACAATTCATCAAAAAACCAATTTAGGAAGACTCTCAGCATATTGTGGAGCAGTGAATGCAGCTTGTGGTAGTGGAGCTGGTTTGACTTATCTAGAAGATGGAAGCTTAGAACAAATCGAAAAAACAATAACTAACACTCTAGCAAATGTTTCTGGTATTGTATGCGATGGAGCAAAAGCATCATGTGCAGCAAAGATTGCATCTAGTCTGGATGCAGCGATAATGGCTCATTTCCTTGCCATGAAAGGCAATGCTTATGAGGCTGAAACAGGGATTGTAAAAGAAACAGTGGAAAACACTATTTCTGCTATGGGTAGACTTGGGCGTGAAGGTATGAAAGAAACAGACGTGGAAATCCTCAAAATAATGCTTAATAAATAA
- a CDS encoding glycoside hydrolase family 13 protein, with the protein MQNNNQQPWWKNSVVYQIYPRSFQDSNGDGIGDLQGIIDRLDYLEELGIDAIWLSPVCKSPQDDNGYDISDYMDIDPMFGSIKDMENLIARANEHNIKIILDLVLNHSSDEHSWFVEAKKSKDNRYHDYYVWRDGVKGELPNDMKACFGGSCWEWVEDLGQYYFHLFSVKQPDLNWDNPKVREEIYNMINWWMDKGVGGFRLDVIDQIAKEPDLKITNNGPKLHDYIREMSRETFQKGDLITVGEAWGSTPSLAKLYSNPDNSEFSMVFQFEHIGLDQEEGKEKWDLAPLDFIKLKKVLSKWQVALHGYGWNSLFWNNHDLPRIVSRWGNDKEYRVESAKMLATVLHCMQGTPYIYQGEELGMTNVKYQVDEYRDIETLNIYEERTQKGYAKEEIMKSIYAKGRDNARTPMQWDSTDNAGFTKGEPWLKVNPNYTEINAELALKDDNSIFNYYKKLIALRKQYPVIIDGKFELLLEEDPNIFAYTRTLEDTELLVICNFYGETIGCTIPEQYKKDKELILCNYKQSVSEEVLQPYEARIYLMK; encoded by the coding sequence ATGCAAAACAATAACCAGCAGCCATGGTGGAAAAACTCAGTAGTATATCAAATATATCCTCGCAGTTTTCAGGATAGTAATGGTGATGGAATAGGAGATCTACAAGGAATTATCGACAGATTAGACTATTTGGAAGAGCTTGGGATTGACGCTATTTGGCTGTCACCAGTTTGTAAATCGCCTCAAGATGATAATGGCTATGATATTTCCGATTATATGGACATAGACCCGATGTTTGGAAGTATAAAAGACATGGAGAATCTTATTGCTAGAGCTAATGAGCATAATATAAAGATAATATTGGATTTGGTGTTAAACCACTCTTCTGACGAGCATTCATGGTTTGTGGAAGCAAAGAAGAGTAAAGATAATAGATACCATGACTATTATGTATGGAGAGATGGAGTAAAAGGAGAGCTTCCAAATGATATGAAAGCTTGTTTTGGAGGTTCTTGTTGGGAATGGGTTGAAGATTTAGGTCAATATTATTTTCATCTATTCTCTGTAAAACAACCTGACTTGAATTGGGATAATCCAAAAGTTAGAGAAGAAATCTATAATATGATCAATTGGTGGATGGACAAAGGAGTAGGAGGGTTCCGTTTAGATGTTATTGATCAGATAGCAAAAGAACCTGATCTCAAGATTACTAATAATGGACCTAAACTACATGACTATATTAGGGAAATGAGTAGAGAAACTTTCCAAAAAGGTGATCTCATCACAGTAGGAGAAGCATGGGGATCAACACCTTCTCTTGCGAAATTATATAGTAATCCAGACAATAGTGAATTCTCTATGGTTTTCCAATTTGAACATATTGGTTTAGACCAAGAAGAAGGCAAAGAAAAATGGGATTTAGCCCCTCTAGACTTTATAAAATTGAAAAAAGTTTTATCTAAATGGCAGGTTGCATTACATGGTTATGGATGGAATAGTTTATTCTGGAATAATCATGACTTACCAAGAATTGTATCCCGTTGGGGAAATGATAAAGAGTATAGAGTAGAATCCGCTAAGATGCTGGCAACAGTTCTTCATTGTATGCAGGGAACACCTTACATATATCAAGGTGAAGAGTTAGGTATGACCAATGTTAAGTATCAGGTTGACGAATATCGTGATATAGAAACCTTGAATATATACGAAGAACGTACTCAAAAAGGTTATGCAAAAGAAGAAATAATGAAATCAATCTATGCTAAGGGTAGAGATAATGCTAGAACACCAATGCAATGGGATAGTACAGATAACGCAGGTTTTACAAAAGGGGAACCTTGGTTGAAAGTAAATCCTAATTATACTGAGATCAATGCAGAACTAGCATTAAAAGATGATAACTCAATATTTAATTATTATAAAAAATTGATTGCACTTCGTAAACAATATCCTGTAATTATTGATGGTAAGTTTGAATTACTTCTAGAAGAAGACCCTAATATCTTCGCTTATACAAGAACACTTGAAGATACTGAATTATTGGTTATTTGTAATTTTTACGGTGAAACTATTGGATGTACGATTCCTGAACAATACAAAAAAGACAAGGAATTAATACTTTGTAACTATAAACAATCAGTTAGTGAAGAAGTATTACAACCATATGAAGCAAGAATTTATCTAATGAAATAA
- a CDS encoding carbohydrate ABC transporter permease: MIQNRSIKARMRTLLIYFIVISLALLCLLPLWNIVAISFSSSAAVSANRVGLIPVQFTTAAYQKIMDDVQFWRSFGISVIRVIIALGLNILLIVLMAYPLSKTKREFRGRNIYIGLLIFAMLFNGGMIPTYLVVKKLGLLNSIWSLILPGAVPIFSVILVMNFFIGIPKSLEEAAIIDGAKPLQVLFRVYIPCAVPSIATVALFSIVGSWNDFYSGLIYITKIKNYPLMTYIQSLSVSIEELLRAGKSATALSNVMEVSNQNLNAAKIVVAVIPLLMIYPILQRYLITGIVMGSVKE; this comes from the coding sequence ATGATACAAAATAGAAGTATTAAGGCTCGAATGAGAACTTTACTAATATATTTTATTGTTATTAGTTTGGCATTATTATGTTTGCTTCCATTATGGAATATTGTTGCGATCTCTTTTAGCAGTAGTGCAGCTGTTTCAGCAAATAGGGTAGGTTTAATACCTGTACAATTTACAACCGCTGCATATCAAAAAATTATGGACGATGTCCAGTTTTGGAGATCTTTTGGTATATCTGTAATTCGAGTTATAATTGCATTAGGTTTGAACATATTGTTAATAGTTTTAATGGCATACCCGCTTTCTAAAACAAAAAGGGAGTTTCGTGGAAGAAATATCTATATAGGTTTATTAATCTTTGCTATGCTTTTTAATGGTGGGATGATTCCTACCTATTTAGTAGTAAAAAAACTGGGACTTTTAAATTCCATATGGTCTTTGATCCTTCCTGGTGCAGTACCTATTTTTAGTGTAATTTTGGTTATGAATTTTTTTATTGGTATTCCAAAATCATTAGAGGAAGCAGCAATCATTGATGGAGCAAAACCACTTCAGGTATTATTTAGAGTATATATTCCTTGTGCAGTTCCATCCATTGCAACAGTTGCTTTGTTTAGTATTGTGGGATCATGGAATGATTTTTACAGTGGATTGATTTACATAACAAAAATAAAGAATTATCCACTTATGACCTATATTCAATCTTTAAGCGTTAGTATTGAAGAATTGTTAAGAGCTGGAAAGAGTGCAACTGCATTGAGTAACGTTATGGAAGTATCCAACCAGAATTTAAATGCAGCCAAAATTGTAGTAGCTGTAATACCATTATTGATGATTTATCCTATATTACAAAGATATCTAATTACGGGAATTGTCATGGGTTCAGTAAAGGAGTAA
- a CDS encoding ABC transporter permease yields MKTLIKNVKIAKSGAMYHTMMIPGIIFLLIFSYIPMFGIIMAFQDYVPAKGIFCSNFVGLKHFMYMISLPDIAQIVKNTLIIAVGKILIGTFMAIAFSILLNEISKKFLKKTVQTIVYMPHFLSWVVLAAVVVNMFNLDGTINQILVSFGLDKINFMGSNRWFRPLIVGTDVWKEFGYNSVVYLAAITAIDPGLHEAAAIDGASWWRRVINITIPGMLPIILLMAAMSLTSILSAGFDQIYNLYTPMVYETGDVLDTYVYRIGLVGRQYSFATAVGLFKSVIGMILMLTANGLAKKYTDRKIF; encoded by the coding sequence ATGAAGACATTAATTAAAAATGTTAAAATAGCAAAATCAGGAGCCATGTATCATACAATGATGATTCCTGGTATAATTTTTTTGCTGATTTTTAGTTATATACCCATGTTTGGAATTATTATGGCATTTCAGGATTATGTTCCTGCAAAGGGGATTTTCTGTTCTAATTTTGTTGGGTTAAAACATTTTATGTATATGATATCTTTACCTGATATTGCTCAGATAGTTAAAAATACTTTGATTATTGCAGTTGGGAAAATTCTTATAGGAACTTTTATGGCAATTGCTTTTTCAATTTTACTTAATGAAATTAGCAAGAAGTTCTTAAAGAAAACAGTTCAAACCATTGTTTATATGCCTCATTTTTTATCTTGGGTTGTGCTGGCAGCTGTTGTTGTAAATATGTTTAATCTTGATGGGACTATTAATCAAATATTAGTTTCATTTGGACTTGATAAAATTAATTTTATGGGAAGTAATAGGTGGTTTAGACCATTAATTGTTGGTACAGATGTTTGGAAAGAGTTCGGTTATAACTCTGTTGTATATTTAGCAGCGATTACAGCTATTGATCCAGGGCTTCACGAAGCAGCTGCTATAGATGGTGCAAGCTGGTGGAGAAGGGTTATAAATATTACCATACCTGGAATGTTACCTATTATTTTACTAATGGCTGCAATGAGTCTTACTAGTATTTTAAGTGCTGGTTTTGACCAAATCTATAATCTGTATACACCAATGGTATATGAGACAGGAGATGTTTTGGATACCTATGTCTACCGTATTGGTCTAGTAGGACGTCAGTATAGCTTTGCTACTGCGGTTGGATTATTTAAATCTGTTATTGGTATGATTCTAATGCTAACTGCTAATGGATTAGCTAAGAAGTATACTGATAGGAAGATATTTTAG
- a CDS encoding type 2 periplasmic-binding domain-containing protein, whose protein sequence is MNNNSIVKRITVLMLISIMSFSLVACNDKDSSKVKESTQIVENAHGKYTEEITYTLGRLTVQNSKLPEGDTYENNAYTRFVKEKLNAVCVDAFEANGEDYDRQVSLAISSGDLPDMMRVGDKNILDELVENDLIADLTEVYDNYGSDYLKSIYDSYDGRALDTAMYDGKLMALPGTNVDSAPSEVWIRQDWLDKLDIIIDEDGNGCITIEELEMVAKTFREKDPGNSGNPVGIPLAYWLNSNDYGGSNHCMTGIANAFGAYPKLWLQDEGGNIYYGSTTKETKEALGVVKKWYQEGILDPQFGTRTWDDITALLINGQSGIVFGAWHIPDWLLNNIRAMDNNAVFSAYVIEDENGKANVFHNNASNGFIVVRKGYEYPELAIKIANIFYDEFANSKTLATDAPEVAKYHVDAVDGAARPFNIEINKYTSLLDDYSDIRRGVNGEIPVEEARTVESRVIIGNVTKYLKDYENSNVTDWAKYHSRMKGVALIEKLTNEGTFNWVNPVFWGTTDTMKTNWANLEKLEEEMFIKIIIGAAPLDDFDTFVNDWNKQGGAQIIKEIQETLK, encoded by the coding sequence ATGAATAATAATTCTATTGTAAAACGGATCACAGTTTTAATGTTAATAAGCATAATGAGCTTTTCGTTAGTAGCATGTAATGATAAAGATTCTTCAAAAGTTAAAGAAAGTACTCAAATAGTAGAAAATGCTCATGGTAAGTATACTGAAGAAATTACTTATACTTTAGGACGTCTAACAGTACAAAACTCTAAATTACCTGAAGGTGATACATATGAGAATAATGCATATACCCGCTTTGTAAAAGAAAAGCTGAATGCAGTATGTGTAGATGCATTTGAAGCAAATGGCGAAGATTATGATAGACAGGTATCTTTAGCAATTAGCTCAGGAGATTTACCTGATATGATGCGTGTGGGAGATAAAAATATATTGGATGAATTAGTTGAAAATGATTTGATAGCTGATTTAACAGAAGTTTATGATAATTATGGAAGCGATTATCTAAAATCTATATATGATTCTTATGATGGTAGAGCTTTAGATACTGCAATGTATGATGGCAAACTAATGGCTTTACCAGGAACCAATGTTGATAGTGCGCCTTCAGAGGTATGGATTAGACAAGATTGGCTAGATAAACTAGATATCATAATAGATGAAGATGGAAATGGATGTATTACAATAGAAGAATTAGAGATGGTAGCCAAAACATTTAGAGAAAAAGACCCAGGGAATAGTGGTAATCCAGTAGGTATTCCTTTAGCTTATTGGTTGAATTCAAATGATTATGGCGGTTCTAATCACTGCATGACAGGTATCGCTAATGCTTTTGGAGCTTACCCGAAATTATGGCTTCAAGATGAAGGTGGAAATATTTATTATGGTTCTACTACCAAGGAAACAAAAGAAGCTTTGGGTGTAGTAAAAAAATGGTATCAAGAAGGAATTCTTGATCCTCAATTCGGTACGAGAACATGGGATGATATTACTGCTCTTCTCATAAACGGACAAAGTGGAATTGTTTTCGGTGCTTGGCATATTCCTGACTGGTTACTTAATAATATAAGAGCTATGGATAATAATGCTGTATTTTCTGCCTACGTGATTGAAGATGAAAATGGTAAGGCTAATGTATTCCATAATAATGCATCTAATGGCTTTATTGTCGTAAGAAAGGGGTATGAATATCCTGAATTAGCAATTAAGATTGCTAATATATTCTATGATGAATTTGCAAACAGCAAGACTCTCGCAACAGATGCTCCTGAGGTAGCGAAATATCACGTAGATGCAGTTGATGGTGCTGCTAGACCATTTAATATTGAGATTAATAAATATACATCATTACTTGATGATTACTCCGATATTAGAAGAGGTGTTAATGGTGAAATTCCAGTCGAGGAAGCACGTACTGTAGAATCGAGAGTTATTATTGGGAACGTAACTAAATATTTAAAGGATTACGAAAACTCCAATGTAACTGATTGGGCAAAATATCATTCTCGAATGAAAGGTGTTGCTCTAATTGAAAAGTTAACAAATGAAGGAACCTTCAATTGGGTTAACCCAGTATTTTGGGGAACAACAGACACAATGAAAACTAATTGGGCGAATCTAGAAAAATTAGAAGAAGAAATGTTTATTAAAATTATAATTGGAGCTGCACCATTAGATGATTTTGATACCTTTGTAAATGATTGGAACAAACAAGGTGGTGCTCAAATTATTAAAGAAATTCAAGAAACATTAAAGTAA
- a CDS encoding response regulator transcription factor, with product MYRILIVDDESDERQVIRFLLDRYNFDLNILEASNGKEALAKLKDCPSDILFTDVKMPFMDGIKLASSAKELLPNIQIIFFSGHDDFEYIKKALSLRAVDYILKPINPCEFQKTMSLVLQRTEQLQKEIADKKKHDLYLKNHILYRLINKTCLETLKKEYPTINLSYLMDYSRLFLLEFDEPLFDNLQSEDFHSYNDKIHRIIDMHFDFINLNPFQSLLLFKSKNKPHIYYRELAIKIQNYISTIYKRKCFISISNEFTQPNDISKAYEEAEGYLENRFFFSHTYVYSIETSFINNEHNSEQDNYLLQAIQKDIQLKDIYSLKQDIDTMFQKYRNKQSLSHIYIRFLCSNLLQILYKELPEYEEREFTKNITNIYSSHSFEEIQEFLYDILDKVIEKFETEQLSPKHAIHLVKQYIHTHYGENLNLNVLADKVFLTPRYLSTLFIQEIGYGINRYIKNLRMDKAKELLINTNIKITDICKTVGYSNVSYFCKSFQENFGVTPEKYRQKHI from the coding sequence ATGTATCGTATATTAATTGTTGATGACGAAAGTGATGAACGTCAAGTCATCCGATTTCTTTTAGATAGATATAATTTTGATTTGAATATTCTAGAAGCATCTAACGGAAAAGAAGCATTAGCAAAATTAAAAGATTGTCCTTCTGATATTCTATTCACTGATGTTAAAATGCCTTTTATGGATGGTATAAAATTAGCTTCTAGCGCAAAGGAACTTCTCCCTAATATCCAGATTATTTTTTTTAGCGGACATGACGATTTTGAATATATCAAAAAGGCATTATCGTTAAGAGCTGTTGATTATATTTTGAAACCTATAAACCCTTGTGAATTTCAAAAAACCATGTCATTGGTTCTGCAAAGAACAGAACAATTACAAAAAGAAATAGCTGACAAAAAAAAACATGATCTTTACCTAAAAAATCATATTTTATACCGTTTAATTAATAAAACATGTTTGGAAACTCTAAAAAAAGAATATCCCACTATTAATCTTTCATATCTAATGGATTATTCTAGGTTATTTCTTCTAGAATTTGATGAACCATTATTTGATAATTTACAGAGTGAAGATTTTCATTCTTATAACGATAAAATACATAGAATTATTGATATGCACTTTGATTTTATTAATTTGAACCCTTTTCAAAGTCTCCTTTTATTCAAGAGCAAGAATAAGCCACACATATACTATAGAGAATTAGCGATTAAAATACAAAATTATATTTCTACTATATATAAAAGAAAGTGTTTCATTTCGATTAGTAATGAATTCACCCAGCCCAATGATATCTCAAAAGCTTATGAGGAAGCAGAAGGTTATTTGGAAAATCGCTTCTTTTTTTCCCATACTTATGTTTATTCTATAGAGACTTCTTTTATCAATAACGAACATAATAGTGAGCAAGATAATTATTTGCTTCAAGCCATACAAAAAGATATACAATTAAAAGATATCTACAGTCTTAAACAAGATATAGATACAATGTTCCAAAAATACCGAAATAAGCAGTCTTTGTCACACATATATATCCGTTTTCTTTGTTCTAATTTGTTACAGATACTTTATAAAGAACTTCCTGAATACGAAGAAAGAGAATTCACTAAAAATATAACAAACATTTATTCCAGTCACAGTTTTGAAGAAATTCAAGAATTTTTATATGATATTTTAGATAAAGTCATTGAGAAGTTTGAAACGGAACAGCTATCTCCGAAACATGCTATTCATCTTGTAAAGCAATATATTCATACACATTATGGTGAAAACTTAAATCTTAATGTTTTGGCTGATAAGGTTTTTCTAACCCCAAGATATTTGAGCACCTTATTTATTCAAGAAATAGGCTATGGTATTAATAGGTACATTAAAAATCTAAGAATGGATAAAGCTAAAGAGCTACTCATAAATACAAATATAAAAATAACCGATATCTGCAAAACAGTAGGATATTCCAATGTTTCATATTTTTGTAAGAGCTTTCAAGAAAACTTTGGTGTAACTCCCGAAAAATATCGGCAAAAACACATATAA
- a CDS encoding sensor histidine kinase, with translation MYKFVIWFKNLKFRNKITLTCLVVSLVPIIMLGSFSYLQIRNLLINREKEVLVESLSQAHNSLEHMTTSYFDVMSYIIWDNNLTIALNSNYNNNFEMYLAYKEVIDPLFSTVRSLHNEIEAITVYSNNNINPHGNILRPLSDIEDSNWFNPILDTTVPHFIVSSDKHRLDLVCQLLNSTRQYTNIIKMNINYPETFAPLSTLFDNSYGIIIIDDDGNPVYEYENFSDKEAVYSMSHYQLLSKLNEGNLDKDYVFEVKYLPTSNWTVYLYRPISTVSAAASQITITIFFIIITCILFLLFASYSLSKVIVRPLEELTDNMEQIESGNLSVTVTQKSTDEIGILIQRFGYMVNRIKYMIDEVYKSKILQQEYEMKALQAQISPHFFYNSLSLINSKAILAGHEDISHMAQFLSSFYRTTLNKGKNTTLVKDEFKNVTSYIQIQLMMHSYTFDVSYDIDDDILNYTMLNLLLQPLVENAIVHGIDHKESVGRGLLTIIGKQSNNNLVFTITDNGCGITTHVLESILTTKTKGYGIQNVHHRVQLYYGKEYGLSYESKLGKGTIVCLTIPKNISC, from the coding sequence ATGTATAAATTTGTAATATGGTTTAAAAATCTTAAATTCAGAAATAAAATTACTCTGACCTGTTTAGTCGTTAGCCTAGTACCCATTATTATGCTTGGTAGTTTTTCTTATCTCCAAATTCGTAATTTACTAATTAATCGTGAAAAGGAAGTATTGGTAGAATCTCTAAGTCAAGCACATAATTCTTTAGAGCATATGACAACATCTTATTTTGACGTCATGAGTTATATTATATGGGACAATAATTTAACAATTGCACTTAATTCTAACTACAACAATAATTTTGAGATGTATTTAGCTTATAAAGAAGTTATTGATCCCTTATTTTCAACTGTACGTTCTCTTCATAATGAAATAGAAGCAATTACCGTCTATAGCAATAATAATATTAATCCTCATGGAAATATATTACGTCCTTTATCAGATATTGAAGATTCAAATTGGTTTAATCCTATATTAGATACAACTGTACCTCACTTTATTGTTTCTTCTGATAAGCATCGATTAGATCTAGTATGTCAGCTATTAAATTCTACTAGACAGTATACTAACATTATTAAAATGAATATTAACTATCCCGAAACTTTTGCTCCCTTATCCACTCTTTTTGATAATTCCTATGGTATTATTATTATAGATGATGATGGTAACCCAGTTTATGAATATGAAAATTTTTCTGATAAAGAAGCTGTTTATAGTATGTCTCACTATCAATTATTATCAAAATTAAATGAAGGCAACTTAGATAAAGATTACGTCTTTGAGGTCAAATATCTACCAACTTCTAATTGGACTGTTTATCTATATCGACCTATTAGTACTGTTTCTGCTGCTGCAAGTCAAATAACTATTACCATATTCTTCATCATCATTACATGTATACTTTTCTTGCTATTTGCTAGTTATTCACTTTCAAAAGTAATAGTACGTCCATTAGAAGAGCTTACAGACAACATGGAGCAAATTGAATCCGGTAATTTATCCGTAACTGTCACTCAAAAGTCAACTGATGAAATCGGTATTTTGATTCAACGTTTTGGATATATGGTAAATCGCATAAAATATATGATTGATGAAGTATACAAAAGTAAAATTCTTCAGCAAGAATATGAAATGAAAGCCTTGCAGGCACAGATCAGTCCTCACTTTTTCTATAATAGTCTCTCTCTTATTAATAGTAAAGCAATATTGGCAGGTCATGAAGATATAAGCCATATGGCTCAATTTCTTTCATCTTTTTATCGTACTACATTAAATAAAGGTAAAAATACAACTCTAGTAAAAGACGAATTTAAAAACGTGACAAGCTATATCCAAATTCAATTGATGATGCATAGTTATACATTTGATGTGTCTTATGATATTGATGATGATATTCTTAACTATACCATGTTAAATTTACTTTTACAGCCCCTTGTAGAAAATGCCATTGTCCATGGGATAGATCACAAAGAAAGTGTAGGACGTGGTTTATTAACCATTATTGGTAAGCAATCCAACAATAATCTAGTGTTTACTATTACAGATAATGGTTGTGGTATTACCACTCATGTTCTAGAATCAATCTTAACTACAAAAACAAAAGGATATGGTATTCAGAATGTTCATCACCGTGTTCAGCTTTATTACGGTAAAGAATATGGTTTATCTTATGAGAGTAAACTTGGAAAAGGAACAATAGTATGCCTTACTATTCCTAAAAATATATCGTGTTAA